From Deferribacter autotrophicus, the proteins below share one genomic window:
- a CDS encoding phenylacetate--CoA ligase family protein — translation MIWNEEYETLPREALEALQLKRLQNLVERVYATVPFYRKKLDEAGVRPEQIKSLDDLKRLPFTTKQDLRDNYPFGLFAVPKEQVVRIHASSGTTGKPTVVGYTKRDINTWAELMARTFQAAGVGKGDILQNAYGYGLFTGGLGAHYGAELIGASVIPISGGNSKKQIMIMQDFGTTAISCTPSYALNLYEVAEEMGVDLKKLPVKVGVFGAEPWTNEMRREIEEKWGIDAIDIYGLSEVIGPGVAFECVEAKNGMHINEDHFLVEIIDPETGEQLPYGEKGEIVFTTLTKEAIPLIRYRTRDITRLIKAPCICGRTFVRMEKVMGRSDDMLIIRGVNVFPSQIESILMETKGILPHYLIIVDRENNLDTLEVLVEVNEEFFSDEIKKLQQLEISIEKSIKEMIGISAKVRLVEPKTIERSQGKAKRVIDKRKI, via the coding sequence ATGATATGGAATGAAGAGTATGAAACCCTTCCTAGAGAAGCCCTTGAAGCATTACAGCTTAAAAGATTACAAAATCTTGTGGAAAGAGTTTATGCGACAGTTCCATTTTACAGGAAGAAACTAGATGAAGCTGGTGTAAGACCTGAACAGATAAAAAGTCTTGATGATTTGAAAAGATTACCATTCACAACAAAACAAGATCTAAGAGATAATTACCCTTTTGGATTATTTGCTGTTCCAAAAGAGCAAGTGGTTAGAATACATGCATCAAGCGGTACCACAGGAAAACCAACAGTAGTAGGTTATACAAAACGAGATATAAACACATGGGCAGAACTTATGGCCAGAACATTTCAGGCTGCAGGCGTAGGGAAAGGAGATATTCTTCAAAATGCCTATGGATACGGTTTGTTTACTGGTGGTCTTGGAGCACATTACGGTGCAGAATTAATTGGCGCATCAGTTATCCCTATTTCAGGAGGAAATTCTAAAAAACAGATTATGATAATGCAAGATTTCGGAACAACAGCAATTTCATGTACCCCTTCTTATGCTCTTAATTTATACGAAGTGGCTGAAGAAATGGGGGTAGATTTAAAAAAATTACCAGTTAAAGTGGGTGTATTCGGAGCTGAGCCTTGGACAAATGAAATGAGAAGAGAAATTGAAGAAAAATGGGGTATAGATGCCATAGACATTTACGGATTAAGCGAAGTAATCGGTCCAGGAGTTGCTTTTGAGTGCGTAGAAGCCAAAAATGGAATGCATATAAATGAAGACCATTTCCTTGTAGAAATTATCGACCCTGAAACCGGTGAACAGTTGCCTTATGGTGAAAAGGGAGAAATTGTTTTTACAACATTAACAAAAGAAGCAATCCCTCTCATTCGATATAGAACAAGAGATATTACAAGACTCATTAAAGCACCATGTATTTGTGGAAGAACCTTTGTTAGAATGGAAAAAGTGATGGGTAGAAGTGACGATATGCTTATCATCAGAGGAGTAAACGTTTTCCCATCACAAATTGAATCTATTTTGATGGAAACAAAAGGGATTTTACCTCATTATCTCATTATCGTTGATAGAGAAAATAATCTTGATACGTTAGAAGTACTCGTTGAAGTTAATGAAGAGTTTTTCTCAGATGAAATCAAAAAATTACAGCAGCTTGAAATTAGTATAGAAAAAAGCATAAAAGAGATGATAGGGATTTCTGCAAAAGTCAGACTTGTAGAACCTAAAACTATAGAAAGAAGTCAGGGCAAAGCAAAAAGGGTTATCGATAAAAGAAAGATTTAA
- a CDS encoding ACT domain-containing protein yields the protein MKITQISIFIENQSGRLWEVCDLLGKNNINIRALSLADTSDFGILRLIVNDPEKAYQKLRENEFTVGKTEVIAVEVPDSPGGLAKVLKILKDNNINVEYMYAFVERSGDCAIMIFRFDETDKAIEALNNNGIKTIKGQEIYGL from the coding sequence ATGAAAATTACGCAAATATCCATTTTTATAGAGAACCAATCTGGTAGATTATGGGAAGTATGTGATCTTTTGGGAAAGAATAATATAAACATTCGTGCCCTTTCATTAGCAGATACATCAGATTTTGGTATCTTAAGACTCATTGTAAACGATCCAGAGAAAGCTTATCAAAAATTAAGAGAAAATGAATTCACCGTTGGAAAAACGGAAGTTATTGCTGTTGAAGTCCCTGACTCACCAGGAGGATTGGCAAAGGTATTAAAAATTTTAAAAGATAACAATATCAATGTGGAATATATGTATGCCTTTGTGGAAAGAAGCGGTGATTGCGCAATTATGATTTTTCGCTTCGACGAAACTGATAAAGCAATAGAAGCTTTGAATAACAATGGTATTAAAACAATAAAAGGTCAAGAAATTTACGGATTATAA
- a CDS encoding ABC transporter substrate-binding protein: protein MKRLILIAFFVIFSVSLYAEIKIGALFSTSGPASFLGLPEKQTLDMVVEEINKNGGINGEKIKIIFYDTKGIDGEARKKFIRLATKDRVLAVIGPTRSGSTLAIKDLAKKYKLPVISCASSNRIINPLYKEVFKVAPSDIHAVEKIYEYLLSKGMKKVAIITAQSGFGYSGRDALLKKAKEMNIHIVADEKFKDTDKDMKSQLSKIASLKPDAVICWGVGPAPAIVAKNFKELNINAQLIMSHGVASKKFIALAGNAAENIILPAGRLIVADQLPDTDPFKKMLLKYKHDYETKFNSEVSTFGGHAYDAMHILKIALENTGKNKNKIAKAIESIKGYKGTYGEFNFSEKDHNGLTKDAFVMVKIENGDWKLIHK from the coding sequence ATGAAAAGATTAATACTTATCGCCTTTTTCGTAATTTTTAGTGTTTCTTTATATGCAGAAATAAAAATAGGTGCTTTATTTTCCACAAGTGGTCCTGCCTCTTTCTTAGGACTTCCTGAAAAGCAAACATTGGATATGGTTGTGGAAGAGATCAATAAAAATGGTGGAATAAATGGAGAAAAAATAAAAATAATTTTTTACGATACCAAAGGGATAGATGGTGAAGCAAGAAAAAAGTTTATAAGACTTGCTACAAAAGATAGAGTATTGGCTGTAATTGGTCCTACTAGAAGTGGCTCTACCCTTGCTATCAAAGATCTTGCTAAAAAATATAAATTACCCGTTATAAGTTGTGCTTCAAGTAATAGAATCATCAACCCCTTATACAAAGAGGTATTTAAAGTTGCTCCATCCGATATTCATGCGGTTGAAAAGATTTATGAATACCTTTTATCCAAAGGAATGAAAAAAGTTGCAATAATTACTGCTCAAAGCGGTTTTGGGTATTCCGGTAGAGACGCTCTATTAAAAAAAGCTAAAGAGATGAATATACACATTGTTGCAGACGAAAAATTTAAAGATACCGATAAGGATATGAAAAGCCAGCTTTCAAAAATAGCATCATTAAAACCTGATGCTGTAATATGTTGGGGAGTAGGACCTGCACCTGCAATCGTTGCCAAAAATTTTAAAGAACTTAATATCAACGCTCAGTTAATAATGAGCCATGGAGTTGCTTCTAAAAAATTTATTGCATTAGCAGGTAACGCTGCAGAAAACATTATCTTGCCTGCAGGTAGATTAATAGTGGCTGATCAGCTTCCCGATACTGATCCATTCAAAAAAATGCTTTTAAAATATAAACATGATTATGAGACTAAATTTAACAGCGAAGTTTCCACATTTGGTGGTCATGCATACGATGCAATGCACATCTTGAAAATAGCTTTGGAAAATACTGGTAAAAACAAAAATAAAATAGCTAAGGCCATTGAATCCATAAAAGGTTACAAAGGCACTTACGGTGAATTTAATTTCTCCGAAAAAGACCATAACGGTCTTACAAAAGATGCCTTTGTAATGGTTAAAATTGAAAATGGCGATTGGAAATTAATCCATAAATAG
- a CDS encoding branched-chain amino acid ABC transporter permease, which produces MQFLYSGLTTGSIYTLVAIGFNIIYNTTGIINFAQGEFVMLGGMFIYTALHFLNFPIYISFIVALISAFILGMIAERIFFNSIKIKTEINLITITLALAIILRGASMIIWGRDSLKVDPYITEKTVAMPGGVLTTSSLLVIVVSIVVAIILSFFFKFTKYGKAFRACHNDPYAASNCGINVNKIKMLSFAIAATIGCIAGILITPITFVTYNDGIMTGLKGFSAAIFGGLGRFSGAIVGGYFLAIAESFFASILPSGYKDAFAFIILLIILFALPNGILGKKKAERV; this is translated from the coding sequence ATGCAGTTTTTGTATTCTGGTCTTACAACTGGAAGCATTTATACCCTTGTGGCAATAGGGTTTAATATTATATACAATACCACTGGAATAATTAATTTTGCCCAAGGTGAATTTGTTATGCTAGGTGGTATGTTTATATATACCGCCTTGCACTTTTTAAATTTTCCTATTTATATTTCTTTTATCGTTGCACTTATTTCGGCATTCATATTAGGAATGATTGCTGAAAGAATATTTTTTAACAGCATCAAAATAAAAACTGAAATAAATCTCATAACTATAACTCTTGCTCTTGCCATAATTTTGCGTGGTGCTTCTATGATTATTTGGGGCAGAGATTCATTAAAGGTTGATCCTTATATTACTGAAAAAACCGTTGCCATGCCGGGCGGTGTTTTAACTACTAGCAGCCTTCTTGTTATAGTAGTTTCGATTGTGGTAGCTATTATACTCTCTTTTTTCTTCAAATTTACTAAATATGGAAAGGCATTTAGAGCATGTCATAACGATCCTTATGCAGCTTCAAATTGTGGTATAAATGTTAATAAAATAAAAATGTTATCCTTTGCTATTGCTGCCACCATTGGTTGTATTGCGGGAATCCTCATTACCCCTATCACCTTTGTCACATATAATGACGGAATTATGACAGGTTTAAAAGGGTTTTCCGCTGCAATTTTCGGAGGACTTGGCAGATTTTCGGGTGCCATAGTTGGCGGTTATTTTTTGGCTATAGCCGAAAGTTTTTTTGCATCAATACTTCCTTCAGGTTATAAAGATGCTTTTGCTTTTATAATTTTACTTATTATTCTTTTTGCCTTACCAAACGGAATACTTGGGAAAAAGAAAGCCGAAAGAGTATGA
- a CDS encoding branched-chain amino acid ABC transporter permease — MKELNRKFFIFNIILIIVLGLTVKNDYYLSLITYIMINAVLASGLNILLGYAGIISLCQAAFFGIGAYLSGILTVHYSFSPLLTVLIGIVATFFVAFIIGYPALKLHGHYLAMATLGFGMIIYIFANELDMFTGGPSGLVGIPYFSIFGFEFDNEMKNFILFATIYLISLVFLELFDKSFISYDFRFIRESEHASSAFGINFKKEKVLLFAVIAAYSSMIGSFYAFYSQFISPSSIGINYSIEILAMAIIGGLGTTYGGIVGAVIISLIPEVFASFEDYEIIIYGGILAFCIIFFPYGIVGFFKRLKIAKN; from the coding sequence ATGAAAGAGTTAAACAGAAAGTTTTTTATTTTTAATATAATTTTAATAATAGTGCTTGGTCTTACGGTAAAAAATGATTACTATCTGAGTCTTATTACATATATAATGATAAATGCCGTATTGGCATCAGGTTTAAATATCCTATTGGGATATGCTGGAATCATTTCTTTATGTCAGGCAGCATTTTTCGGTATTGGAGCATATCTCTCAGGAATATTGACCGTTCATTATTCATTTTCACCCTTATTAACCGTTCTGATAGGAATTGTTGCAACATTTTTTGTAGCATTTATAATAGGTTATCCAGCATTAAAATTGCATGGACACTATCTGGCAATGGCAACTTTGGGATTTGGCATGATTATCTATATTTTTGCTAACGAACTGGATATGTTTACCGGAGGTCCTTCAGGATTGGTGGGAATACCATATTTTTCCATCTTCGGTTTCGAATTTGATAATGAAATGAAAAATTTTATTCTGTTTGCCACAATTTACCTCATTAGCTTAGTATTTCTTGAGCTTTTTGATAAATCTTTTATAAGTTATGACTTTCGTTTTATCAGGGAATCAGAGCATGCGTCCAGCGCCTTTGGGATTAACTTCAAAAAAGAAAAAGTTTTACTATTTGCTGTCATAGCTGCTTACTCATCCATGATAGGTTCATTTTATGCCTTTTACTCCCAATTCATAAGTCCATCTTCCATTGGTATAAACTATTCCATTGAAATCTTGGCTATGGCAATAATCGGTGGACTTGGCACAACATATGGAGGAATTGTTGGAGCTGTAATAATATCATTAATACCTGAAGTTTTTGCATCTTTTGAAGATTACGAAATAATCATATACGGTGGAATTTTAGCTTTTTGCATTATATTTTTTCCATATGGAATAGTCGGTTTTTTCAAGAGGTTGAAAATTGCTAAGAACTGA
- a CDS encoding ABC transporter ATP-binding protein, whose translation MLRTEHISVNFGGIKALDDVNIRVESGNIVALIGPNGAGKTTLFNVITGFISGYSGKVFFQDEDISHVAPNVIFQKGISRTFQNLKIINDVTIKENLILGLLKKKIKKYYFKNFFRMDKNFRKEIEQTLENTLELFGISEWKDKTPDEAPYGVLKYLELARSYLSSPSLLLLDEPAAGLNNFEKEKMIELIKKLKNEGITVLMVEHDMNFISSLADKVYCLNFGKIIAEGSYIEVRNNPDVMKAYLGDEDA comes from the coding sequence TTGCTAAGAACTGAACATATTTCCGTAAACTTTGGTGGAATCAAAGCTCTTGATGATGTAAATATCCGTGTGGAATCAGGAAATATTGTTGCATTGATCGGTCCCAATGGTGCCGGTAAAACCACTCTATTTAACGTCATTACTGGTTTTATAAGCGGATACAGCGGAAAAGTTTTTTTCCAAGATGAAGACATTTCTCACGTGGCTCCAAATGTTATTTTTCAGAAAGGGATCTCAAGAACATTTCAAAACCTGAAAATTATCAATGATGTGACAATAAAAGAGAATTTAATTTTAGGACTATTGAAAAAAAAGATAAAAAAGTATTACTTTAAAAACTTTTTTCGCATGGATAAAAATTTTAGAAAAGAAATTGAACAAACATTAGAGAATACCCTTGAACTTTTTGGAATATCCGAATGGAAAGATAAAACCCCTGATGAAGCTCCTTATGGTGTCCTCAAATATCTTGAGCTTGCAAGAAGTTATCTATCTTCCCCTTCCCTACTCCTACTTGATGAACCTGCTGCTGGTTTAAACAATTTTGAGAAAGAAAAGATGATTGAACTCATAAAAAAACTTAAAAACGAAGGCATAACCGTTTTAATGGTAGAACATGATATGAACTTCATCTCTAGCCTTGCTGACAAAGTTTACTGTTTAAATTTTGGTAAAATAATTGCCGAAGGTTCATATATCGAAGTCAGGAACAATCCAGATGTAATGAAGGCCTATCTCGGAGATGAAGATGCTTAG
- a CDS encoding ABC transporter ATP-binding protein, giving the protein MLRVTSLSSYYGKIRALKNVSLHIKPKEFVSLIGSNGAGKTTLLNSIMGHIQKKEGEIYFNNTDITNLKPEKIVNLGIGFVPEGRRIFTDMTVEENLEMGAFIIKNKDKIKENLEFLFDIFPILKERRKQQAGMLSGGEQQMLAISRALMSSPKILLMDEPSMGLAPKVITELYEKLSLLKNAGLTIFLVEQNAKIALKYSDRSYVLENGRIILQGKSSELLQDNELLRAYLGKEYKEKWER; this is encoded by the coding sequence ATGCTTAGAGTTACCTCTTTATCCTCTTATTATGGCAAAATCAGGGCTTTAAAAAACGTATCGTTACATATAAAACCCAAGGAGTTTGTATCATTAATCGGCTCAAACGGTGCCGGTAAAACAACACTTTTGAATTCTATAATGGGACATATTCAGAAAAAAGAAGGGGAAATATATTTTAACAATACCGACATAACAAATTTAAAACCTGAAAAAATAGTAAATTTAGGTATAGGTTTTGTTCCTGAAGGTCGAAGAATTTTTACTGATATGACAGTGGAAGAAAATCTCGAAATGGGTGCATTCATCATAAAAAATAAAGATAAAATAAAAGAAAACTTAGAATTCCTCTTTGATATATTCCCTATTTTAAAAGAAAGAAGAAAACAGCAGGCCGGAATGCTTTCAGGCGGTGAACAGCAAATGCTTGCAATCTCAAGAGCTCTGATGTCCAGTCCTAAAATTTTGCTTATGGACGAACCATCCATGGGACTTGCTCCAAAAGTAATCACTGAACTTTACGAAAAATTATCTCTTTTAAAAAATGCTGGGCTTACAATTTTTCTCGTGGAACAAAATGCCAAAATTGCTTTGAAGTATTCTGATAGAAGCTATGTTCTTGAAAACGGACGAATTATTTTACAAGGGAAAAGTAGTGAATTGTTGCAGGATAATGAACTTTTAAGAGCTTATTTAGGTAAAGAATACAAAGAGAAGTGGGAGAGATAA
- a CDS encoding phenylacetate--CoA ligase family protein: MRMWQMSEETISLSELKQLQLERLQSTLNRVYNNVEFYHKVFNKYKITPDDIRSLEDIKKLPFTTKQDLRDNYPYGMFAVPLKDIVRIHSSSGTTGKPTVVGYTKRDLETWKNLVARIMVAGGVTKEDIVHIAFTYGLFTGGFGLHYGAEHIGASVIPVSSGNTRRQIMIMQDYRSTVLICTPSYALHIAETLESMGLSKDDLHLKYGLLGSEPWGEKIRSEIETKLGIIATDNYGLSEIIGPGVSGECLYKDGLHINEDHFYVEVIDPDTGEVLPEGEKGELVITTLTKEAMPLIRYRTRDITRIYRDNCKCGRTFIKMEKPSGRTDDMIIVNGVNIFPSQVEEALKEIEHTTPHFMIYVKKKGALDMMEIHLEVSENLFFDEMKRQKEILDQITDRLFNYLGIKPKVKLVEPKSLERFEGKAKRVVDERHQ, encoded by the coding sequence ATGAGAATGTGGCAGATGAGTGAAGAAACAATTTCTTTATCAGAATTAAAACAACTTCAATTAGAAAGACTTCAATCTACTCTAAACAGAGTTTATAATAATGTGGAGTTTTATCATAAAGTATTTAATAAATATAAAATTACACCAGACGATATAAGGTCACTCGAAGACATCAAAAAACTTCCTTTTACCACAAAACAGGATTTAAGGGATAATTACCCTTACGGGATGTTTGCTGTACCTTTAAAAGATATTGTGAGAATTCACTCATCAAGTGGAACAACCGGTAAGCCCACAGTCGTAGGATATACAAAAAGAGATCTTGAAACCTGGAAAAATCTTGTTGCAAGAATTATGGTGGCCGGCGGTGTTACTAAAGAAGATATAGTTCACATTGCTTTTACTTATGGTCTTTTTACTGGAGGATTCGGTTTGCATTATGGAGCGGAGCATATCGGAGCAAGTGTTATCCCTGTTTCAAGCGGAAATACAAGAAGGCAAATTATGATAATGCAAGATTATAGAAGTACTGTTCTTATTTGTACTCCATCTTACGCACTGCATATAGCTGAGACATTAGAATCAATGGGACTATCTAAAGATGATTTGCATCTAAAATACGGCCTTCTTGGTAGTGAACCGTGGGGAGAAAAGATAAGGAGCGAAATAGAAACCAAGCTTGGTATAATTGCTACAGATAATTATGGACTTAGTGAAATAATAGGTCCAGGAGTTTCTGGTGAATGTCTTTATAAAGATGGATTACATATAAATGAAGATCATTTTTATGTGGAAGTTATAGATCCAGATACTGGTGAAGTATTACCGGAAGGTGAAAAAGGTGAACTGGTTATCACCACTCTCACAAAAGAAGCAATGCCTTTAATCAGATATAGAACAAGGGATATTACAAGAATTTACAGAGATAATTGTAAATGCGGAAGGACATTTATCAAAATGGAAAAACCTTCTGGCAGAACGGATGATATGATTATTGTAAATGGTGTAAACATTTTTCCATCACAGGTTGAAGAAGCCTTAAAAGAAATAGAACATACTACCCCACACTTCATGATATATGTTAAAAAGAAAGGTGCTCTGGATATGATGGAAATACATCTTGAAGTATCTGAAAACCTGTTTTTTGATGAGATGAAAAGACAAAAAGAAATTCTTGATCAAATAACTGATAGACTCTTCAATTATCTCGGAATTAAACCTAAGGTAAAACTTGTAGAACCAAAATCTTTAGAGCGTTTTGAAGGAAAAGCAAAACGTGTTGTAGATGAAAGACATCAATAA
- a CDS encoding HD domain-containing protein: MDRIVDFFFETGILQQIQRSGIPFLGSGNQTIASHVFRTTVIGYILAKMKNINPYKVVLMCLFHDIEESRTGDLNYLQQKYVKSDDIKALNDVIKDLPGNDEIASLIKEFEEGKTLEAQLAKDADTIELLLFLKENLDNGNNQAANWIKHIRKRLITDIAKELAEEILVKNYFDWWYNIDTDWSKGSKRW, translated from the coding sequence ATGGACAGGATAGTAGATTTCTTTTTTGAAACAGGTATTTTGCAACAAATTCAACGTAGCGGTATACCATTTCTTGGAAGTGGTAATCAAACCATTGCTTCTCATGTATTTAGAACTACAGTAATTGGATACATACTTGCTAAAATGAAAAACATTAATCCTTATAAAGTAGTTCTAATGTGCCTCTTTCATGACATAGAAGAATCAAGAACCGGAGATTTAAATTATCTTCAGCAAAAATACGTAAAATCTGATGATATAAAAGCACTAAATGATGTAATTAAGGATTTGCCAGGCAATGATGAAATAGCTTCTTTAATAAAAGAATTTGAGGAAGGGAAAACTCTTGAAGCTCAACTTGCAAAAGATGCTGATACCATTGAACTTTTGCTTTTTCTCAAAGAAAATCTCGATAATGGAAATAATCAGGCAGCAAACTGGATAAAGCATATTAGAAAAAGACTCATAACTGATATTGCTAAAGAACTTGCTGAAGAAATTTTGGTAAAAAATTATTTTGACTGGTGGTATAATATTGATACTGATTGGTCAAAAGGTTCAAAAAGGTGGTAA
- a CDS encoding DMT family transporter: protein MLNKEIKGAIFILIAAMLWGTTGTAQGLAPENASSAVIGTLRILIGGFALLLIAILKNGFKDSPPWPKLLTLTGMAGVALYQITFFYGVKFAGVAVGTVVGIGSAPISAGILSILFLKEKIQRKWYISTTLALIGLLFISFGGKKYDLNFNFLGILLALMAGFSYSLYTLISKKLLIYHKVDAVMAVLFLGGATLLCPILFFHDNSWIFTPRGIAISLHLGLFATAVSYMFFIRGLKFVKVSTTATLSLMEPLTATILGITILKEKPNLYSIIGIIFIFIGIFILTFDKKIN, encoded by the coding sequence ATGCTAAACAAAGAAATCAAGGGAGCCATCTTTATTTTAATTGCTGCAATGCTGTGGGGTACCACCGGCACAGCACAGGGGCTTGCCCCTGAAAATGCATCCTCAGCAGTGATTGGAACATTAAGAATCTTGATTGGTGGTTTTGCTCTCTTGTTAATTGCAATTTTAAAAAATGGGTTTAAAGATTCTCCGCCATGGCCTAAACTCTTAACACTCACTGGCATGGCAGGAGTAGCTCTATATCAAATAACCTTTTTTTATGGTGTCAAGTTTGCGGGTGTTGCTGTAGGAACTGTAGTAGGTATTGGCAGTGCTCCCATATCTGCAGGTATTTTATCTATTTTATTTTTAAAAGAGAAAATTCAAAGAAAATGGTACATCAGCACAACTCTCGCATTAATAGGATTACTTTTTATAAGTTTTGGTGGGAAGAAATATGACTTAAACTTTAACTTCCTTGGAATATTATTAGCATTAATGGCAGGCTTTTCTTACTCTTTATATACTTTGATTAGTAAAAAACTTCTAATATATCATAAGGTAGATGCAGTTATGGCGGTGCTTTTTTTAGGTGGGGCAACTCTTCTTTGCCCAATTCTTTTTTTTCATGACAACAGTTGGATTTTTACACCGAGAGGTATTGCTATTTCACTTCATCTAGGGCTCTTCGCAACTGCAGTCTCTTACATGTTTTTTATCAGAGGACTAAAGTTTGTAAAAGTTTCTACCACTGCAACATTATCTCTTATGGAACCTTTAACAGCAACAATATTGGGTATCACTATCCTTAAAGAAAAACCTAACCTATATTCTATAATAGGTATTATTTTTATATTTATAGGTATATTTATACTAACTTTTGATAAAAAAATTAATTAA